A window of the Sphaerobacter thermophilus DSM 20745 genome harbors these coding sequences:
- the smc gene encoding chromosome segregation protein SMC: MPTRLKRLELHGFKSFATPTTFVFDPGITAIIGPNGSGKSNIAEAVRWALGEQSYASLRGRRTEDVIFAGSAARAPLGMAEVSLTLDNESGDLPLPFSEITITRRAYRSGENQYFINGARVRLKDVLQVTASLGQAYTVIGQGLVDAVLSQRPEERRGLFEHAAGITGLRLKQAEAQRHLAETEANSTRLEDLLAEIEPRLRSLERAARQARESGEVRERLKAALLRLYAHQWQGARQRLQAAEAAEAAAAQAVEAAVAAHAAAQTALADIEQRGAAQRAEVERLAAETARLRAEEREIEHRRALAAERRAAQVRRRDDLEQEAARLRGEAEAAAQEAQEASDALQEIDAEIAEREAAIARLAEADAAARAERERLAAALRQAEQAITEAERAALAAASRRDLLDQQERDLLATRERLEREQRARAARLAELEAQAAAATKARDEARERLAELAAERERLEAALSAAAAARDEAERAMKAVERRLVERTTRLEALTRLRDSGAGLYAGTRAVLDAARAGHLQGIIGTLASLLIVPPELEAAMEAALGGHLQDIVVERWRDAERAIEHLKRTQAGRATFQPLDTVRGSSVRAPQLDHPGVRGLAVDLIDYDPRVEQVVTGLLGRVVVTDDLTATRAILRALPPGWSVVTLGGEITRSSGAVTGGARVKESGTLARERELRDLPVECRKLERELDAARAEVEARAAEVDRLRAERDALDHDIAAAREAGRAAEAALARQQRLRDDEARAATEEEQRHAGVAERLARLDADRQEAERAGQEAAARRQAAAAERERLLAALREAETAGPDARLQDERSALAGLVERRRGLIAQQQRLESEQQRVAAAIAEAERRAGEIATAIAALDAEVESLTAERERIAALLAAAEEQLGPARAAREDAAAAERAAREAVAGAEQRVRDAERERDRATLELERRRDEVNLLRERAAHDLGEEVDIDAALDAVDLDDTDPDTLQREVDRLRERLRRIGLVGEDAIEQYEREAERYTFLRGQLDDVHAAGEALRALLAELSRSMAEEFNRTFGEVAAAFEATFTTLFGGGKAKLLQVQDDDGATGVDILAQPPGKRLQSLALLSGGERALTAVALLFAILKVNPSPFCVLDEVDAALDEANVVRVRDELKALADRTQFVVVTHNRATIEGADTLYGITMGDDGVSRVLSLRLPAEASA, from the coding sequence ATGCCGACGCGGCTGAAGCGCCTCGAACTGCATGGCTTCAAGAGCTTTGCCACGCCGACGACGTTCGTCTTCGATCCGGGCATCACGGCGATCATCGGCCCCAACGGCTCCGGCAAGTCGAACATCGCTGAGGCGGTGCGCTGGGCGCTGGGCGAGCAGAGCTATGCCAGCCTGCGGGGACGCCGCACCGAGGATGTTATCTTCGCCGGGAGCGCGGCCCGGGCGCCGCTCGGCATGGCCGAGGTCAGCCTCACCCTCGACAACGAGTCGGGGGATCTCCCCCTCCCGTTCAGCGAGATCACCATCACCCGCCGCGCCTACCGGAGCGGTGAGAACCAGTACTTCATCAACGGCGCGCGCGTCCGTCTGAAGGACGTGCTCCAGGTGACCGCCTCGCTCGGGCAGGCGTACACCGTCATCGGCCAGGGGCTGGTCGACGCCGTTCTGAGCCAGCGGCCGGAGGAGCGGCGCGGGTTGTTCGAGCACGCGGCCGGCATCACCGGGCTGCGGTTGAAGCAGGCCGAGGCTCAGCGCCATCTCGCCGAGACGGAGGCCAACAGCACCCGGCTGGAGGATCTGCTGGCCGAGATCGAGCCGCGTCTGCGCAGCCTGGAGCGCGCCGCGCGGCAGGCGCGGGAGTCGGGTGAGGTGCGCGAACGGCTCAAGGCCGCGCTGCTGCGGCTCTACGCCCACCAGTGGCAGGGCGCGCGACAGCGTCTCCAGGCCGCCGAAGCGGCGGAGGCTGCCGCCGCCCAGGCGGTCGAGGCCGCCGTGGCGGCCCACGCAGCGGCGCAGACTGCCCTGGCTGACATTGAGCAGCGGGGGGCGGCACAGCGCGCTGAGGTCGAGCGTCTGGCTGCCGAGACCGCCCGCCTGCGTGCCGAGGAGCGGGAGATCGAGCACCGCCGCGCGCTCGCCGCCGAGCGCCGCGCCGCGCAGGTACGGCGACGCGATGACCTGGAGCAGGAGGCGGCGCGCCTCCGCGGTGAAGCCGAAGCCGCCGCGCAGGAGGCCCAGGAGGCGAGCGACGCGCTCCAGGAAATCGACGCAGAGATCGCCGAGCGGGAAGCCGCCATCGCCCGGCTCGCCGAGGCGGACGCGGCCGCGCGCGCCGAGCGCGAGCGGCTAGCCGCCGCGCTGCGGCAGGCAGAGCAGGCCATTACCGAAGCCGAGCGGGCCGCTCTCGCGGCTGCGTCGCGCCGGGATCTGCTCGATCAGCAGGAGCGCGACCTGCTCGCCACAAGGGAGCGGCTCGAGCGCGAGCAGCGCGCCCGCGCGGCGCGCCTCGCCGAGTTGGAGGCGCAGGCCGCGGCAGCCACCAAGGCTCGCGACGAGGCCCGGGAGCGATTGGCGGAGCTGGCTGCCGAGCGCGAGCGCCTGGAGGCAGCCCTGAGTGCGGCCGCCGCCGCGCGCGACGAGGCGGAGCGTGCCATGAAAGCCGTCGAGCGGCGCCTGGTCGAGCGCACCACCCGGCTCGAGGCGCTCACCCGGCTGCGGGACAGCGGGGCGGGCCTCTACGCCGGGACGCGCGCCGTGCTCGACGCCGCTCGCGCCGGGCACCTCCAGGGCATCATCGGCACCCTGGCCTCCCTCCTCATCGTCCCGCCGGAACTGGAAGCGGCTATGGAAGCCGCACTTGGCGGCCACCTGCAGGATATCGTAGTGGAGCGCTGGCGCGACGCGGAGCGGGCCATCGAGCATCTCAAGCGCACCCAGGCCGGGCGCGCCACCTTCCAGCCGCTGGACACCGTCCGCGGCAGCTCGGTTCGCGCGCCGCAGCTCGACCACCCCGGCGTCCGCGGCCTCGCCGTCGACCTGATCGACTACGACCCGCGCGTCGAGCAGGTCGTGACCGGGCTGCTCGGCCGGGTCGTGGTCACCGACGACCTGACCGCAACCCGCGCCATCCTCCGCGCGCTGCCGCCGGGCTGGAGCGTGGTGACCCTCGGCGGGGAGATCACCCGCAGCAGCGGCGCGGTGACCGGCGGCGCACGGGTCAAGGAGAGCGGCACCCTTGCCCGCGAGCGGGAGCTGCGCGACCTCCCGGTGGAGTGCCGCAAGCTGGAGCGCGAGCTGGACGCCGCTCGAGCGGAGGTGGAGGCGCGTGCCGCCGAGGTGGACCGGCTCCGCGCCGAGCGCGACGCGCTGGACCACGACATCGCCGCCGCCCGCGAGGCCGGCCGCGCGGCGGAGGCGGCTCTCGCGCGCCAGCAGCGACTCCGGGACGACGAAGCGCGCGCCGCGACCGAAGAGGAGCAGCGCCATGCCGGCGTCGCCGAGCGGCTGGCGCGGCTGGATGCGGACCGGCAGGAGGCCGAGCGCGCCGGGCAGGAGGCCGCGGCGCGCCGGCAGGCGGCGGCCGCGGAGCGGGAGCGGCTCCTGGCCGCCCTGCGTGAGGCGGAGACGGCAGGCCCCGATGCCCGGTTGCAAGACGAACGCTCGGCCCTGGCCGGCCTGGTGGAGCGCCGCCGCGGGCTGATCGCGCAGCAGCAGCGGCTGGAGTCCGAGCAGCAGCGGGTGGCCGCTGCCATCGCCGAGGCCGAGCGCCGCGCCGGCGAGATCGCGACCGCGATCGCCGCGCTCGACGCCGAGGTCGAATCCCTCACTGCCGAGCGGGAGCGGATCGCGGCGCTCCTGGCCGCAGCCGAGGAGCAGCTCGGCCCCGCGCGCGCCGCGCGGGAGGACGCTGCCGCGGCCGAGCGTGCCGCCCGCGAGGCGGTCGCCGGCGCCGAGCAGCGGGTACGCGACGCCGAGCGAGAGCGGGACCGCGCGACACTGGAGTTGGAGCGCCGTCGGGACGAGGTCAATCTCCTCCGCGAGCGCGCCGCCCATGACCTGGGCGAGGAGGTGGACATCGACGCCGCCCTCGACGCCGTCGACCTCGACGACACCGACCCGGACACCCTCCAGCGAGAGGTGGACCGGCTGCGGGAGCGCCTGCGCCGCATCGGGCTGGTCGGCGAGGATGCGATCGAGCAGTACGAGCGCGAGGCGGAGCGCTACACCTTCCTCCGCGGCCAGCTCGATGACGTGCACGCCGCGGGTGAGGCCTTGCGGGCGCTCCTGGCCGAGCTTTCCCGCTCGATGGCCGAGGAGTTCAACCGCACCTTCGGCGAGGTGGCGGCGGCCTTCGAGGCGACCTTCACCACCCTCTTCGGCGGCGGCAAGGCCAAACTGCTGCAGGTGCAGGATGACGATGGCGCGACCGGGGTCGACATTCTGGCCCAGCCCCCCGGCAAGCGCCTGCAGAGCCTGGCGCTCCTCTCCGGCGGGGAACGCGCGCTGACTGCCGTGGCTCTCCTCTTTGCGATCCTGAAGGTGAACCCCAGCCCCTTCTGCGTCCTCGACGAGGTCGATGCCGCGCTCGACGAGGCCAACGTGGTCCGTGTGCGGGACGAGCTGAAAGCCCTCGCCGACCGCACCCAGTTCGTCGTGGTGACCCACAACCGCGCCACCATCGAGGGGGCCGATACCCTCTACGGCATCACCATGGGCGACGACGGCGTCTCCCGCGTCCTCTCCCTGCGCCTCCCGGCCGAAGCCTCGGCGTAG
- a CDS encoding 3-hydroxyacyl-CoA dehydrogenase family protein, with the protein MAQWETVAIIGAGTMGGQIALTLAGRGVPVRLYDPAPEALTAARDRVAAEAARLVDEGVLAGPAAAISARVEAVSTLADAVHGAWLVIEAAPERLDLKRALFAELSALAPPDVILATNSSSFRSRLLADVTRHPARLLNTHFYHHPWQRNGVELMTCGQTDPAVIERVAAFLRATGFLPVVVRGESTGFIYNRIWRAIKRESLRVVAEGLATPEEVDRLFCLALGAPVGPFGLMDRVGLDVVADIERNYAAESGRPEDEPPAFLDEMVRAGRLGIKTGRGFYDYPDPPFTRPSWPRR; encoded by the coding sequence GTGGCACAGTGGGAAACGGTCGCCATCATCGGCGCCGGGACGATGGGCGGGCAGATCGCCCTGACGCTGGCCGGGCGCGGCGTCCCGGTCCGCCTCTACGACCCCGCACCTGAGGCGCTCACCGCCGCGCGCGACCGCGTCGCGGCCGAGGCGGCGCGGCTGGTCGACGAGGGCGTGCTCGCCGGGCCGGCGGCCGCCATCAGCGCGCGGGTGGAGGCGGTCAGCACGCTGGCCGACGCCGTGCACGGCGCGTGGCTGGTCATCGAGGCGGCCCCGGAGCGTCTCGACCTGAAGCGCGCGCTCTTCGCCGAGCTGTCGGCGCTGGCGCCGCCGGACGTGATCCTGGCGACCAACAGCTCCTCCTTCCGGAGCCGCCTGCTGGCCGACGTGACGCGGCACCCGGCGCGCCTGCTCAACACCCACTTCTACCACCACCCCTGGCAGCGGAACGGGGTGGAGCTGATGACCTGCGGCCAGACCGACCCGGCTGTGATCGAGCGGGTGGCGGCCTTCCTCCGGGCGACCGGCTTCCTGCCGGTCGTGGTGCGGGGGGAGAGCACCGGCTTCATCTACAACCGGATCTGGCGGGCGATCAAGCGGGAGAGCCTGCGCGTGGTGGCCGAGGGGCTGGCCACGCCGGAGGAGGTGGACCGGCTCTTCTGCCTGGCGCTCGGCGCCCCGGTTGGCCCCTTCGGTCTGATGGACCGGGTGGGGCTGGACGTGGTCGCCGACATCGAGCGGAACTACGCGGCGGAGTCCGGGCGGCCCGAGGACGAGCCGCCGGCCTTCCTCGACGAGATGGTGCGCGCCGGGCGGCTCGGCATCAAGACCGGCCGCGGCTTCTACGACTACCCCGACCCACCCTTCACCCGCCCCAGCTGGCCCCGCCGCTAG
- a CDS encoding polysaccharide deacetylase family protein, whose translation MSLHRAVPRRVSCASLVTALILALVAMGLPAQQALAAPSDVQTIYRFPTDEPVIALTFDCGSDIGYTVQILDTAKEKDVRLTFGMTGAWAQANPDLVRRMVDEGHQLINHSWDHPEFTVIGSAQRADQLRRTEDVVRSLTGYEMRPYFRPPYGSMNDSVLADLAANGYTYNIMWSVDTRGWQGRSIEAITHETLAGAAPGAIVLMHVGATSLDGLALGGIIDQLRARGYRFATIEEFVTGRIGPTVRYFPETGHWVGHGFLSYWQRFGGLRIFGYPISEEFVENGVTVQYFERARFEWHPGAAPERYDVLLGHLGREVAAGRAGEAPFQPVQGGDDANCTFYPQTGHRLCFGFRDYWRVNGGLAIFGYPISEEFVENGVTVQYFERQRFEYHPEAPPSWRVMGGLLGRQVLTMQPR comes from the coding sequence ATGAGTCTGCACAGGGCGGTACCCCGGCGAGTCAGTTGCGCCAGCCTGGTCACGGCGCTGATCCTGGCGCTCGTGGCCATGGGACTCCCGGCACAGCAGGCACTTGCCGCCCCCAGCGACGTGCAGACGATCTATCGGTTCCCAACTGATGAGCCAGTGATCGCTCTCACCTTCGATTGTGGCTCCGATATCGGCTACACGGTGCAGATCCTCGACACCGCCAAGGAGAAGGACGTGCGCCTCACGTTCGGGATGACCGGCGCCTGGGCACAGGCCAACCCGGATCTGGTCCGGCGCATGGTTGACGAGGGCCACCAGCTCATCAACCACTCCTGGGACCACCCCGAATTCACCGTCATCGGTTCAGCCCAGCGCGCCGATCAGCTCCGGCGGACTGAGGATGTGGTGCGATCCCTGACCGGCTACGAGATGCGGCCCTACTTCCGCCCGCCCTACGGTTCCATGAACGACAGCGTGCTCGCGGATCTGGCAGCCAACGGCTACACCTACAACATCATGTGGTCGGTCGATACCCGCGGCTGGCAGGGCCGCTCGATCGAGGCGATCACCCATGAAACCCTCGCCGGTGCCGCTCCTGGGGCGATCGTGCTGATGCACGTCGGCGCCACCTCACTGGACGGCCTGGCGCTGGGCGGGATCATCGACCAGCTCCGTGCGCGGGGCTACCGCTTCGCCACCATCGAGGAGTTCGTCACCGGGCGCATCGGCCCGACCGTCCGCTACTTCCCCGAGACCGGCCACTGGGTCGGCCACGGGTTCCTCTCCTACTGGCAGCGATTCGGTGGGCTAAGGATCTTCGGCTACCCGATCAGCGAGGAGTTCGTCGAGAACGGCGTGACCGTCCAGTACTTCGAGCGGGCCCGCTTTGAGTGGCATCCCGGCGCCGCGCCGGAGCGCTACGATGTGCTGCTCGGGCACCTCGGCCGCGAGGTGGCAGCCGGACGCGCAGGAGAAGCCCCGTTCCAGCCGGTCCAGGGCGGGGACGACGCCAACTGCACCTTCTATCCCCAGACCGGTCACCGCCTCTGCTTCGGATTCCGCGACTACTGGAGGGTCAACGGTGGCCTAGCGATCTTCGGCTACCCGATCAGCGAGGAGTTCGTGGAGAACGGGGTCACCGTCCAATACTTCGAGCGACAACGCTTCGAGTACCATCCTGAAGCCCCGCCCTCCTGGCGGGTCATGGGCGGACTGCTTGGCCGTCAGGTGCTGACGATGCAGCCGCGCTAG
- a CDS encoding aromatic ring-opening dioxygenase subunit LigB: protein MAGLVFAAVLPHGFPIIPDLSDDAEGALATRAAMEEAGRRCAAAQPDVIVVATPHGTRVDGAICLASVARGAGTLRWEGRQIEMNIPVDGPMTDLIAERARARDIPIAMAGFAGNRRYQSCIPLDWGTITPLWFLGHGRNMVGHGDVLAPAPEDIGPPAVIATPSRLLPRETMIDFGVAIAEAAAQSGRRVAFVASCDWAHTHKESGPYGFHPDAAEVDAKVVAALKDNDPGRLISLTEEEVQNAAIDGLWQTLMLAGAMAHTPMRGEVLSYEAPSYYSMIVATFTPES, encoded by the coding sequence ATGGCCGGGTTGGTCTTCGCTGCGGTGCTGCCGCACGGGTTCCCGATCATCCCCGATCTGAGCGACGACGCCGAGGGCGCGCTCGCCACGCGCGCGGCGATGGAGGAGGCGGGGCGCCGCTGCGCCGCTGCACAACCCGATGTCATCGTGGTCGCCACTCCCCACGGCACAAGGGTGGACGGCGCGATCTGCCTGGCGTCGGTCGCCCGTGGCGCCGGGACGCTACGCTGGGAGGGGCGGCAGATCGAGATGAACATCCCGGTCGACGGCCCGATGACCGACCTCATCGCCGAGCGCGCCCGTGCGCGTGACATCCCGATCGCGATGGCGGGCTTCGCCGGCAACCGCCGGTACCAGAGCTGCATCCCCCTCGACTGGGGCACCATCACTCCACTCTGGTTCCTGGGCCACGGTCGCAACATGGTCGGACACGGCGACGTCCTGGCGCCCGCGCCGGAGGACATCGGCCCCCCGGCCGTGATCGCCACGCCGTCGCGCCTGCTGCCGCGGGAGACGATGATCGATTTCGGCGTAGCCATCGCCGAAGCCGCCGCGCAGAGCGGCCGACGGGTGGCGTTCGTCGCGTCGTGTGACTGGGCCCACACCCACAAGGAGAGCGGGCCGTACGGCTTCCACCCGGACGCGGCCGAGGTTGACGCCAAGGTGGTCGCCGCGCTGAAGGACAACGACCCCGGCCGGTTGATCTCGCTGACCGAGGAAGAGGTACAGAACGCCGCCATTGACGGCCTGTGGCAGACGCTGATGCTGGCCGGTGCCATGGCCCATACCCCGATGCGCGGCGAGGTCCTCTCCTATGAAGCACCGTCGTACTACAGCATGATCGTCGCGACGTTCACCCCGGAGTCGTAG
- a CDS encoding carbon-nitrogen hydrolase family protein: MRVAVLQTNSRDDKAENIRVALELVERAAAAGADVAVLPECVDYMGPKEGGLAAAEPIPGPTSEAFAAKARELGIWLLAGSIREVSEDPGHTYNTSLLFNRQGELVAKYRKIHLFDVEITGNVSAQESATVSPGNEIVTAEIEGHTVGLAICYDLRFPELFRALTLRGAEILFLPAAFTLFTGKDHWEILIRARAIENQCFFVAANQTGKYEPDGANYGRSMIVDPWGTVLATAPDGIGMAIADLDFEQLKRIRQQLPSVANRRPEVYAREAQAAVAD, from the coding sequence ATGCGCGTGGCAGTCCTTCAGACCAACTCGCGGGACGACAAGGCGGAGAATATCCGCGTCGCGTTGGAACTCGTCGAGCGGGCCGCCGCGGCGGGTGCCGATGTGGCGGTCCTGCCGGAATGCGTCGATTACATGGGGCCGAAGGAGGGCGGGCTGGCCGCCGCCGAGCCGATTCCCGGCCCGACCAGCGAGGCGTTCGCGGCAAAGGCCCGCGAGCTGGGTATCTGGCTCCTCGCCGGCTCGATCCGGGAGGTCAGCGAGGATCCGGGTCACACCTACAACACCAGCCTGCTCTTCAACCGCCAGGGCGAGTTGGTCGCCAAGTACCGGAAGATTCACCTCTTCGACGTGGAGATCACCGGGAATGTCAGCGCCCAGGAGTCGGCCACTGTCTCGCCGGGCAATGAGATCGTCACCGCGGAGATTGAGGGCCACACCGTCGGTCTGGCGATCTGCTATGACCTCCGCTTCCCTGAGCTGTTCCGCGCGCTGACGCTGCGCGGGGCTGAGATCCTCTTCCTCCCGGCCGCGTTCACCCTCTTCACCGGGAAGGATCACTGGGAGATCCTGATCCGTGCCCGCGCGATCGAGAACCAGTGCTTCTTCGTCGCGGCGAACCAGACCGGGAAGTACGAGCCCGACGGCGCCAACTACGGGCGCAGCATGATCGTCGACCCGTGGGGCACCGTCCTGGCGACGGCACCGGATGGGATCGGCATGGCGATCGCGGATCTCGACTTCGAGCAGCTCAAGCGCATCCGCCAGCAGCTCCCGTCGGTGGCGAACCGCCGCCCGGAGGTCTACGCGCGCGAAGCGCAGGCTGCTGTGGCCGACTAG
- the greA gene encoding transcription elongation factor GreA: protein MQRERIPITKEGLKALQDELDDLVNRRRVEIAQALQAAREEGDLRENAGYDAAKHDQAFIEGRIREIEDILRRAEVIDEAPNGDARVVRLGSTVTIEIDGAQETYTIVGAVEAKPAAGRISNESPFGRALLGHREGEEVEIQTPAAVLHARIVNVEG from the coding sequence ATGCAGCGGGAGCGAATCCCCATCACCAAAGAAGGCCTCAAGGCGCTTCAGGACGAGCTGGATGACCTTGTGAACCGGCGGCGTGTGGAGATCGCGCAGGCGCTCCAGGCGGCGCGCGAGGAGGGCGACCTCCGCGAGAACGCCGGGTACGACGCGGCCAAGCACGACCAGGCGTTCATCGAGGGGCGGATCCGCGAGATCGAGGATATCCTGCGTCGCGCCGAAGTGATCGACGAGGCACCCAACGGTGACGCGCGCGTCGTGCGGCTCGGTTCGACGGTGACGATTGAGATCGACGGCGCGCAGGAGACCTACACCATCGTCGGCGCCGTCGAGGCGAAGCCGGCAGCCGGCCGTATCTCCAACGAGTCCCCCTTCGGTCGCGCCCTCCTCGGGCACCGTGAGGGCGAGGAGGTCGAGATCCAGACACCTGCGGCAGTGCTCCATGCGCGGATCGTCAACGTGGAGGGCTGA
- the aroF gene encoding 3-deoxy-7-phosphoheptulonate synthase — protein sequence MIVRMQQGADTEAARSVAEHLRSRGFEVHLIASSGAPVIGVNGRQIPEDLGPTLCSLPGVADVLDSPRPYRLAAREARPSGTVVQVGNVRIGGPEPVIIAGPCTVESREQMLRAAEAVRAAGAVMLRGGAFKPRTSPYSFQGLGEEGLRLLAEAGAATGMPVVSEVMEPDQVELVAEYADVLQIGSRNMANFPLLKRVARVNRPVLLKRGFAATIEEWLLSAEYILAGGNDRVILCERGIRSFDPSTRFTLDLNAVPLIRQLSHLPIIVDPSHGTGRRDLVASMALAGIAAGAHGLIIEAVPDPDDALCDGPQSITPDTLASIAARARAIHSALTPELAVTA from the coding sequence ATGATCGTACGGATGCAGCAGGGCGCTGATACGGAAGCGGCCAGATCGGTTGCAGAACACTTGCGGTCGAGGGGCTTCGAGGTCCACCTGATCGCCTCGAGCGGCGCGCCGGTCATCGGTGTCAACGGCCGGCAGATCCCGGAAGACCTCGGCCCGACCCTCTGCAGCCTGCCGGGCGTCGCGGATGTTCTCGATTCGCCCCGCCCCTACCGGCTGGCGGCGCGCGAGGCGCGCCCGTCCGGGACCGTCGTGCAGGTCGGGAACGTCCGCATCGGCGGGCCGGAGCCGGTCATCATCGCCGGGCCGTGTACCGTCGAGAGCCGCGAGCAGATGCTGCGGGCCGCGGAGGCGGTTCGGGCAGCGGGTGCGGTGATGCTCCGCGGCGGCGCGTTCAAGCCCCGCACGTCCCCCTACAGCTTCCAGGGGCTCGGCGAGGAGGGCCTGCGCCTGCTCGCTGAGGCCGGTGCCGCCACCGGCATGCCGGTCGTCAGCGAGGTGATGGAGCCGGATCAGGTCGAGCTCGTCGCCGAGTACGCCGATGTCCTCCAGATCGGCAGCCGCAACATGGCGAACTTTCCGCTCCTCAAGCGCGTCGCCCGCGTCAATCGCCCCGTCCTCCTCAAGCGCGGCTTCGCCGCCACCATCGAGGAGTGGCTGCTCTCGGCCGAGTACATCCTGGCCGGCGGCAACGACCGCGTCATCCTCTGCGAACGCGGTATCCGCAGCTTCGACCCCTCCACCCGCTTCACCCTTGACCTGAACGCGGTCCCGCTCATCCGCCAGCTCAGCCACCTGCCGATCATCGTCGACCCCAGCCACGGCACCGGGCGCCGTGACCTGGTGGCCTCGATGGCCCTGGCTGGCATCGCCGCGGGAGCCCATGGCCTGATCATCGAAGCCGTACCCGATCCTGACGACGCCCTGTGTGACGGTCCGCAGTCGATCACGCCCGACACACTGGCCTCCATCGCCGCCCGGGCCCGGGCCATCCACTCGGCCCTCACGCCGGAGCTGGCCGTCACTGCCTGA
- a CDS encoding sugar phosphate isomerase/epimerase family protein: MLIGASTGTLYPHQHTEEAVETLARLGFPTIEVVLQTAGEYEPGFVRDLAARVRAGGTAVASVHTFTALHPLFDPYPRRREEGRRALLRAIDAAVTLGARVLIWHGPTRRELPEGITSERLRAVLADLGEEAAGTGVTLSLENVSWCLVRDASSVRVVRGWGVPVGFTFDPFQAAEAGVDGGELIDAMRGALVNVHLSDHAPGGRRHLPVGEGTIDWQALFARLRAIGYTGPLILEGNCEGDLSRLIRSRQVVAELLENYLR; the protein is encoded by the coding sequence ATGCTGATCGGCGCGTCCACCGGGACGCTCTACCCACACCAGCACACCGAGGAAGCCGTCGAGACGCTGGCGCGCCTGGGGTTTCCCACCATCGAGGTGGTGCTGCAGACCGCGGGCGAGTACGAGCCCGGGTTCGTCCGTGATCTGGCGGCTCGGGTCCGAGCGGGTGGGACGGCCGTTGCCTCGGTGCATACTTTCACCGCCCTGCACCCACTGTTCGATCCCTACCCGCGACGGCGCGAGGAGGGACGCCGCGCGCTCCTGCGCGCCATCGACGCGGCCGTCACGCTCGGCGCACGCGTCCTCATCTGGCATGGCCCCACCCGCCGCGAACTCCCCGAGGGCATCACGTCCGAGCGGCTGCGCGCGGTCCTCGCGGACCTGGGCGAGGAGGCCGCCGGGACCGGTGTCACGCTGTCGCTGGAGAACGTGAGCTGGTGCCTGGTGCGGGACGCTTCGAGCGTCCGGGTGGTGCGCGGCTGGGGAGTGCCGGTCGGGTTCACCTTCGACCCGTTCCAGGCCGCCGAGGCGGGGGTCGATGGAGGAGAGCTGATCGACGCCATGCGCGGCGCGCTGGTCAACGTCCACCTGAGCGACCACGCACCCGGCGGGCGCCGACACCTGCCGGTCGGGGAAGGGACTATCGACTGGCAGGCCCTGTTCGCCCGGCTCCGCGCCATCGGCTACACCGGGCCGCTGATCCTCGAAGGGAACTGCGAGGGGGATCTCAGCCGCCTGATTCGCAGCCGCCAGGTCGTAGCCGAGCTTCTGGAGAATTACCTCAGATAA
- a CDS encoding aminoacyl-tRNA deacylase, which yields MRGSSTWRADGAAQPSNPGGEPEAGPDRLARYLAEQDIDAEILFPDQPTPTVPLAAEALGVPPDQIVKSLLFQGKDGNCVLAIVRGTARVSRARLAAASGLRQPKLAPPQVVRDLTGYEPGGTPPVGHLTPVPVVVDRAVLDESVVFGGGGSDRTMLRIRPHDIVRLTRAVVADLCDEM from the coding sequence ATGCGCGGATCGTCAACGTGGAGGGCTGACGGGGCGGCGCAGCCGTCCAACCCCGGCGGGGAGCCGGAGGCGGGTCCAGACCGTCTGGCGCGCTACCTCGCCGAGCAAGACATCGACGCGGAAATCCTGTTCCCGGACCAGCCGACACCCACCGTGCCACTGGCGGCGGAGGCGCTCGGCGTTCCCCCGGATCAGATCGTCAAGTCGCTCCTCTTCCAGGGCAAGGACGGGAACTGCGTGCTGGCGATCGTGCGCGGGACGGCGCGGGTCAGCCGTGCGCGTCTGGCCGCCGCGAGCGGTCTGCGCCAGCCGAAGCTGGCGCCACCGCAGGTGGTGCGTGACCTCACCGGGTACGAGCCGGGCGGCACCCCGCCGGTGGGGCACCTCACGCCGGTGCCGGTGGTGGTCGACCGCGCCGTGCTCGACGAGTCGGTCGTGTTCGGCGGGGGCGGCAGCGATCGCACTATGCTGCGTATCCGGCCACACGACATCGTGCGGCTCACCCGTGCCGTGGTGGCTGACCTCTGTGACGAAATGTAA